The following are encoded in a window of Tessaracoccus flavescens genomic DNA:
- a CDS encoding PTS transporter subunit EIIC produces MSTAEEIVEAVGGPDNIVSLTHCATRLRFQLADASGIDTPKVESIKGVMGAVPQAGERYQIIMGGAVQNTYQAINELPEMQGRRELTDAELKAAARAGGVRGKFAWIDSFFEFLSDSFRPILGALLGASLFITFMSLMSTLGVIGNWADPRTELPPSWQFVNLLWQSVFVFLPLMVAYNASKKVGADPWVGFAIMALVMLPGFTGLGASEAAYTASVAGSEVTLIDIFGVPLTIFSYNSQVFPPLLMAGLLGPLYKLLKKIIPDNLQLIFVPFLAMLIMLPLTAFLIGPIGVFIGAWVAGGLGAINALNPLIFAIIIPLAYPFMVPLGLHWPLNAVMLLNIQNLGYDYIQGPMGAWNFACFGATAGVLFLAWRDRDVQMRQTATGALAAGLLGGISEPSLYGIHLRFKKIYPRMLVGCLVGGLILGIGGWLTTPVHTQAFVFTSLLTIPAFTNMPLYALAIGAAFFTSMILVIIFDYRTPEQKAAAKLTGDADVPVEAEPRVIVVGDVETNQARQWVAALGGESNILAVEPVAETRIRVEVRDTDAVDAEALRRAGLAGAVQVAPGVWHLVAGLEADQYAEGMRRRLAAVNA; encoded by the coding sequence ATGAGCACCGCAGAAGAGATCGTCGAGGCAGTCGGCGGCCCGGACAACATCGTCAGCCTGACCCACTGCGCCACCCGACTGCGCTTCCAACTCGCCGACGCCTCCGGCATCGACACCCCGAAGGTGGAGTCCATCAAGGGGGTGATGGGCGCCGTCCCGCAGGCCGGTGAGCGCTACCAGATCATCATGGGCGGCGCCGTCCAGAACACCTACCAGGCGATCAACGAGCTGCCCGAGATGCAGGGACGGCGCGAACTCACCGACGCCGAACTCAAGGCCGCGGCCCGGGCCGGGGGAGTGCGCGGGAAGTTCGCCTGGATCGACTCGTTCTTCGAGTTCCTCTCCGACTCGTTCCGGCCCATCCTCGGCGCGCTGCTCGGGGCATCGCTGTTCATCACGTTCATGTCGCTGATGTCGACGCTGGGCGTGATCGGCAACTGGGCCGATCCGCGCACCGAGCTTCCGCCGTCGTGGCAGTTCGTCAACCTGCTGTGGCAGTCGGTGTTCGTCTTCCTCCCACTGATGGTCGCCTACAACGCGAGCAAGAAGGTCGGGGCCGACCCCTGGGTCGGGTTCGCCATCATGGCGCTGGTGATGCTGCCGGGCTTCACCGGCCTTGGCGCCTCGGAGGCCGCCTACACCGCCAGCGTGGCGGGAAGCGAGGTCACGCTGATCGACATCTTCGGCGTGCCGCTGACCATCTTCAGCTACAACTCGCAGGTGTTCCCGCCGCTGCTGATGGCCGGGCTGTTGGGCCCCCTGTACAAGCTCCTGAAGAAGATCATCCCCGACAATCTCCAGCTCATTTTCGTGCCATTCCTCGCGATGCTGATCATGCTCCCGCTGACGGCCTTCCTGATCGGTCCGATCGGGGTGTTCATCGGTGCCTGGGTCGCGGGTGGTCTCGGCGCGATCAACGCACTCAACCCGCTGATCTTCGCCATCATCATCCCGCTCGCCTACCCCTTCATGGTGCCGCTCGGCCTGCACTGGCCACTCAATGCGGTGATGCTGCTCAACATCCAGAACCTGGGGTACGACTACATCCAGGGGCCGATGGGTGCGTGGAACTTCGCGTGCTTCGGTGCGACGGCCGGCGTGCTGTTCCTTGCCTGGCGCGATCGTGACGTCCAGATGCGTCAGACCGCGACCGGAGCGCTGGCGGCAGGCCTCCTCGGTGGTATCTCGGAGCCGAGCCTGTATGGCATCCATCTCCGGTTCAAGAAGATCTATCCGCGGATGTTGGTGGGCTGTCTCGTGGGTGGTCTGATTCTCGGTATCGGGGGGTGGCTGACGACGCCGGTGCATACCCAGGCCTTCGTGTTCACGTCGCTGCTGACCATCCCCGCGTTCACGAATATGCCGCTGTATGCGCTGGCGATCGGGGCCGCGTTCTTCACGTCGATGATCCTGGTGATCATCTTCGACTACCGCACGCCCGAGCAGAAGGCCGCGGCCAAGCTCACGGGCGACGCCGACGTCCCGGTCGAGGCGGAACCGCGCGTCATCGTGGTCGGGGACGTGGAGACGAACCAGGCGAGGCAATGGGTGGCGGCGCTCGGAGGAGAGTCGAACATCCTCGCCGTGGAGCCGGTCGCCGAGACGAGGATCCGGGTCGAGGTCAGAGACACCGACGCCGTCGACGCGGAGGCCCTGCGACGTGCGGGTCTGGCCGGCGCGGTCCAGGTCGCGCCGGGGGTGTGGCATCTGGTCGCCGGGCTCGAGGCCGACCAGTACGCGGAGGGGATGCGCCGACGTCTGGCGGCGGTCAACGCCTGA
- the ptsP gene encoding phosphoenolpyruvate--protein phosphotransferase → MSEQLTQIRTQIAAPISGILVPLDQVPDPVFAKKMVGDGFSIDPLSNLLVAPVPGEVVDLQPSHHAVTIRSEDGLEILMHIGLDTVSLLGEGFTPKVREGATVAVGDPLIEFDLDAVAKAAKSLLTQVVITNMDLVDGLDVQTGLVSHGDLVATVELRAAGGEDADSGVATTATSEAIIVPNPTGLHARPTATLVNLAKRYRSDIRLRRGDDSANAKSIVSIMGLAVGRGEKVVVTAHGSDAAEAVAEVAKAIREGLGEEAPPGAGTEDTAPLPAVAPEPEPVKEAPRSGDPDLLIGVAASPGLGIGTVVQLRHDDIVVAEFGDDHHTERRKLNSAIDRASLDLSALERKLERDASPDKAAIFAAHREILQDPELLDIAVSAIDKGKSAPYAWRAAYNSFADQLAGLSNEVLAGRANDVRDVGQRVLEELTGQRGEKPQLPAETILIAEDLTPSDTAQLDRTRVVGFATTSGGASSHVAIIARSLDIPAVAGIESRALDIAEGSRVVLDGTNGQLRLNLTDAQIDDIAARQQRIAERRAREDLLKDQPAVTPDGHRVKVVANIGGVDDAVEAMTMGAEGVGLLRSEFVFMGRATAPTEADQAKVYADCAKALRRGDPLVIRTLDVGGDKPLTYLPIPKEENPFLGIRGVRVGLEQPEVLRTQLRAILAAADDGAELCVMFPMIATIADWRSAKRIFDEVRADSDVNAKVSVGIMMEVPSVAVMAKQFAAEEGCDFFSVGTNDLTSYTLAMDRGHPKLASQVDPCNPAVLTLIGNAAEALHERGKWLGVCGGVASDPQAVPILVGLGVDELSCSIPAIPSVKAAVRAYPLDMCTTLAERAIACSTPEEVRALVPQSDE, encoded by the coding sequence ATGAGCGAGCAGTTGACCCAGATCCGCACCCAGATCGCCGCGCCGATCTCCGGCATTCTCGTGCCGCTCGACCAGGTGCCGGACCCCGTCTTCGCGAAGAAGATGGTCGGTGACGGCTTCTCGATCGACCCGCTTTCCAACCTCCTCGTCGCACCGGTCCCGGGCGAGGTGGTCGACCTGCAACCCTCCCACCACGCCGTCACCATCCGGTCCGAGGACGGGTTGGAGATCCTGATGCACATCGGGCTCGACACCGTCTCCCTCCTGGGCGAGGGGTTCACGCCGAAGGTCAGGGAGGGCGCCACCGTCGCCGTCGGGGACCCCCTCATCGAGTTCGACCTCGACGCCGTGGCCAAGGCCGCGAAGAGCCTGCTCACCCAGGTCGTCATCACGAACATGGACCTCGTCGACGGCCTCGATGTCCAGACGGGACTGGTCAGCCACGGAGACCTGGTCGCCACCGTCGAGCTCAGGGCCGCGGGCGGGGAAGACGCCGACTCGGGCGTCGCCACGACTGCCACGTCCGAGGCGATCATCGTGCCGAATCCCACCGGCCTCCATGCCCGGCCGACCGCGACGCTGGTGAACCTCGCCAAGCGTTACCGATCCGACATTCGGCTGCGCCGTGGAGACGACTCGGCCAACGCCAAGTCCATCGTCTCCATCATGGGCCTGGCCGTAGGCCGGGGCGAGAAGGTCGTGGTCACCGCACACGGGAGCGACGCCGCCGAGGCGGTGGCCGAGGTCGCGAAGGCGATCAGGGAGGGGCTCGGCGAGGAGGCTCCGCCGGGCGCGGGCACCGAGGACACCGCCCCTCTACCTGCCGTCGCCCCGGAGCCGGAGCCCGTGAAGGAGGCTCCCCGCTCCGGAGACCCTGACCTGCTGATCGGCGTGGCCGCGTCCCCCGGGCTGGGGATCGGCACCGTCGTGCAGTTGCGCCACGACGACATCGTCGTCGCCGAGTTCGGCGACGACCATCACACGGAGCGGCGCAAGCTCAACTCGGCGATCGACCGTGCCTCGCTCGACCTGTCCGCGCTCGAGCGGAAGCTCGAACGCGACGCCTCCCCGGACAAGGCCGCGATCTTCGCCGCCCACCGCGAGATCCTGCAGGACCCGGAACTGCTCGACATCGCTGTCAGCGCCATCGACAAGGGCAAGAGTGCACCCTACGCCTGGCGGGCCGCCTACAACTCGTTCGCCGACCAGCTCGCGGGCCTCTCCAACGAGGTCCTCGCAGGGCGCGCCAACGACGTGCGAGACGTCGGGCAGCGCGTCCTCGAGGAACTCACCGGGCAACGCGGCGAGAAGCCGCAACTGCCCGCGGAGACCATCCTCATCGCAGAGGACCTGACGCCGTCGGACACCGCCCAGCTCGACCGGACGAGGGTCGTCGGGTTCGCCACCACAAGCGGAGGCGCCTCGTCGCACGTGGCCATCATCGCGAGGTCCCTCGACATCCCGGCCGTGGCAGGCATCGAGTCGCGCGCCCTAGACATCGCCGAGGGCAGCCGGGTCGTGCTCGACGGGACCAACGGCCAGCTGAGACTCAACCTGACCGATGCCCAGATCGACGACATCGCCGCGCGGCAGCAGAGGATCGCCGAGCGGAGGGCGCGCGAGGACCTGCTCAAGGATCAGCCGGCGGTCACTCCGGACGGGCACCGGGTCAAGGTTGTCGCCAACATCGGAGGCGTCGACGATGCCGTCGAGGCGATGACGATGGGCGCAGAGGGGGTGGGCCTCCTGCGCTCGGAGTTCGTCTTCATGGGGCGCGCGACGGCCCCCACGGAGGCGGACCAGGCGAAGGTGTACGCCGACTGCGCGAAGGCGCTGCGGCGCGGCGACCCGCTCGTCATCCGGACCCTGGACGTCGGCGGTGACAAGCCGCTGACCTACCTGCCGATCCCCAAGGAGGAGAACCCGTTCCTCGGGATCCGGGGCGTCCGGGTCGGGCTTGAACAGCCCGAGGTGCTGCGCACTCAGCTCCGCGCGATCCTCGCCGCGGCCGACGACGGGGCCGAGCTGTGCGTGATGTTCCCGATGATCGCCACCATCGCGGACTGGCGCTCGGCGAAACGGATCTTCGACGAGGTCCGCGCCGACTCCGACGTGAACGCGAAGGTGAGCGTCGGGATCATGATGGAGGTGCCCTCGGTGGCGGTGATGGCAAAGCAGTTCGCCGCCGAGGAGGGCTGTGACTTCTTCAGCGTCGGCACCAACGACCTGACCAGCTACACGCTCGCGATGGATCGCGGACACCCGAAGCTGGCGTCCCAGGTCGACCCGTGCAACCCCGCCGTCCTGACCCTGATCGGCAACGCCGCCGAGGCGCTCCATGAGCGGGGCAAGTGGCTTGGAGTGTGTGGCGGCGTCGCCTCCGACCCACAGGCCGTCCCGATCCTCGTCGGTCTCGGCGTCGACGAGCTGAGCTGCTCCATCCCGGCGATCCCGTCGGTCAAGGCGGCCGTCCGCGCCTACCCGCTCGACATGTGCACGACGTTGGCCGAAAGGGCCATCGCCTGCTCCACCCCTGAGGAAGTCCGAGCCCTCGTCCCCCAGAGCGACGAGTGA
- the nrdH gene encoding glutaredoxin-like protein NrdH, with protein MTITVYTKPSCVQCRATYRALDSKGLSYTVLDLTENDAAMDMVKALGHLQAPVVITDDDHWSGFRPDKIAALAARAVA; from the coding sequence ATGACGATCACCGTGTACACCAAGCCCTCGTGCGTGCAGTGCCGCGCCACCTACCGCGCTCTGGACTCCAAGGGCCTGAGCTACACCGTGCTGGACCTCACTGAGAATGACGCGGCGATGGATATGGTCAAGGCGCTTGGGCACCTGCAGGCGCCCGTCGTCATCACCGATGACGACCACTGGTCGGGCTTCCGCCCCGACAAGATCGCGGCGCTCGCTGCGCGCGCCGTGGCCTGA
- a CDS encoding integrase catalytic domain-containing protein, whose product MELTMAQRKAITTAQAKAWTKATKAEKAAILDAVVQVTGWHRDHARKMLRRAATGQMPGPRKPREAIRRYDTHVTEALVRCWAMLDGIASKRLAAALPRLLAALERLDRLDMSVEVRDQLLAMSPATMDRHLQPYRTGLIAAKGIAHTKPGSLLKSSIPLKTWAEWNDTEPGFIEIDLVGHEGGDNNGTFHYSLNATDIATGWTETCTVRSKGERIVAAGLDQLIGRFPFLILGIHSDNGSEFINHHLSRYCNLRQITFTRGRPSHSNDQAHIEQKNWSIVRRAVGYWRYDTARELDLLNHLWPAWNTRNNLLMPSQKLISKTRTGAKVTKRHDTATTPADRLLRDHPDTLTPAEHAALHDRLDTVDPIELGDQIAVIQGNLLDLAKRRGAVQRRAKRNHVYLSRTKITRASSDEATTQTKRAS is encoded by the coding sequence ATGGAGTTGACGATGGCCCAGCGCAAAGCGATCACCACGGCCCAGGCGAAGGCATGGACGAAGGCGACCAAGGCGGAGAAGGCCGCGATTCTGGACGCGGTGGTCCAGGTCACCGGCTGGCATCGCGATCATGCCCGCAAGATGCTGCGCCGCGCCGCGACCGGTCAGATGCCCGGGCCCCGCAAACCCCGAGAGGCGATCAGGCGCTACGACACACACGTCACCGAAGCATTGGTGCGGTGCTGGGCCATGCTCGACGGGATCGCCTCGAAACGTCTCGCAGCCGCCTTGCCACGGTTGCTGGCCGCGCTGGAACGCCTCGACCGACTCGACATGAGCGTCGAGGTCCGTGACCAGCTCCTGGCCATGTCACCGGCCACCATGGACCGGCACCTGCAGCCCTACCGCACCGGACTGATCGCTGCCAAAGGCATCGCCCACACCAAACCCGGCTCGTTGTTGAAGTCCTCGATTCCGCTCAAGACCTGGGCCGAGTGGAACGACACCGAACCCGGGTTCATCGAGATCGACCTGGTCGGCCACGAAGGCGGCGACAACAACGGCACCTTCCACTACAGCCTCAACGCCACCGACATCGCCACCGGCTGGACCGAAACCTGCACCGTGCGCTCCAAAGGCGAACGCATCGTCGCCGCTGGCCTCGACCAACTCATCGGCCGGTTCCCGTTCCTGATCCTGGGAATCCACTCCGACAACGGATCCGAGTTCATCAACCACCACCTCTCCCGCTACTGCAACCTGCGCCAGATCACCTTCACCCGCGGCCGGCCCTCCCACTCCAACGACCAAGCCCACATCGAGCAAAAGAACTGGTCGATCGTGCGCCGCGCCGTCGGCTACTGGCGCTACGACACCGCCCGCGAACTTGACCTCCTCAACCACCTCTGGCCCGCCTGGAACACCCGAAACAACCTGCTGATGCCCAGCCAGAAACTGATCTCGAAAACCCGCACCGGCGCGAAAGTCACCAAACGCCACGACACCGCCACCACACCAGCCGACCGGCTCCTTCGCGACCACCCCGACACGCTCACCCCAGCCGAGCACGCTGCCCTCCACGACCGCCTCGACACCGTCGACCCCATCGAACTCGGCGACCAGATCGCTGTGATCCAAGGCAACCTGCTCGACCTCGCCAAACGCCGCGGAGCCGTCCAGCGACGCGCGAAACGCAACCACGTCTACCTCTCCCGCACCAAAATCACGCGGGCATCTTCAGATGAGGCAACGACTCAAACCAAGCGGGCATCTTGA
- a CDS encoding Ppx/GppA phosphatase family protein, which produces MSRTVAVVDCGTNSVRLLVLRRLDDGTVEELTRQTRLARLGQGVDATGEFHPDALERTFAVVDEYAALIAGLGVDEVRFVATSAARDVSNRDVFFDGVRKRLGVGVDVISGDEEARLSSAGVLSGVESPRPTLIFDIGGGSTELVVVGEGEAIVSAVSLNIGAVRIKERFLLTEPPTAEEREAARGFIDAQLDGSGTDFAVASAIGVAGTVTSVAADFLGLQQYSRDAVHRTVLTTGAIDAANRRWLGQTTDEIAKHPLLPPLRAAVIGAGSMILAEIARRVPSGAIIVSETDILDGIAHELLDRS; this is translated from the coding sequence ATGAGCCGCACCGTCGCCGTCGTCGACTGCGGCACCAACTCCGTCCGCCTGCTGGTCCTGCGGCGGCTCGATGACGGCACCGTCGAGGAGCTGACCCGGCAGACCCGGCTCGCCCGGCTCGGCCAGGGCGTCGACGCGACCGGCGAGTTCCACCCGGACGCGCTGGAGCGCACCTTCGCCGTCGTCGACGAGTACGCCGCCCTCATCGCTGGCCTCGGCGTCGACGAGGTCCGGTTCGTCGCCACCTCCGCCGCCCGCGACGTCAGCAACCGGGACGTCTTCTTCGACGGCGTGCGGAAGCGCCTCGGCGTCGGGGTCGACGTGATCAGCGGCGACGAGGAGGCCCGACTCTCGTCGGCTGGCGTCCTGAGCGGGGTCGAGTCCCCGCGCCCCACCCTGATCTTCGACATCGGAGGCGGCTCGACCGAGCTCGTCGTCGTCGGCGAGGGCGAGGCCATCGTGTCGGCCGTGAGCCTCAACATCGGCGCGGTCCGGATCAAGGAACGCTTCCTGCTCACCGAGCCGCCGACCGCGGAGGAGCGGGAGGCCGCGCGCGGCTTCATCGACGCCCAGCTCGACGGCTCGGGAACCGACTTCGCCGTCGCCTCGGCCATCGGCGTGGCGGGAACGGTGACCAGCGTGGCGGCCGACTTCCTCGGCCTGCAGCAGTACTCGCGCGACGCCGTGCACCGCACCGTCCTGACCACCGGAGCGATCGACGCAGCCAACCGGCGCTGGCTGGGCCAGACCACCGACGAGATCGCCAAGCATCCGCTGCTGCCGCCGCTGCGGGCCGCGGTGATCGGTGCCGGCTCGATGATCCTCGCCGAGATCGCCCGCCGTGTGCCGTCGGGTGCGATCATCGTCAGCGAGACCGACATCCTCGACGGCATCGCACACGAACTGCTCGACCGTTCCTGA